The following proteins are encoded in a genomic region of Candidatus Hydrogenedentota bacterium:
- a CDS encoding sigma-54 dependent transcriptional regulator, translating to MREILEIVLMKDGYEVACAANVERALELLEKESFDLVLTDLRMGNDRQAGMSLLSWLNEYAPMTPSIMMTAYGSVETAIEAMKRGATDYILKPFKNEEIRMLVQRAIEQRNLRRENLALRKDQAHRGRLENIIGKSKAIEEVREMIRRVADLPSIVAIHGESGTGKELVARGIHQLSGRQLKPFVAVNCGAFPESLLESELFGHKKGSFTGAVEDKEGLFVVADGGTLFLDEIGEMPLTLQVKLLRVLDNNIITPVGGTAGKKVDVRVLSATNRDLRQRVKEGAFREDLFYRLNVIPITVPPLRERGDDIPLLTKHFVQAQAEKMGRGSFEVSPEAAEALQRFHWPGNVRELANVVERAVALCRGDRIEIGDLPPYIAEHMQEPAEALKELPSDGLDLEAYVAEIETNLIQQALQNTRYSQKRAAELLGLTARSLRYRLKKYGLESD from the coding sequence ATGCGCGAGATTCTTGAGATCGTTCTGATGAAGGACGGCTACGAGGTTGCTTGCGCGGCCAATGTCGAAAGAGCGCTGGAACTTCTCGAGAAGGAGTCCTTCGATCTAGTGCTTACCGATCTGCGTATGGGAAACGACCGCCAGGCCGGCATGTCGCTTCTCTCGTGGCTGAACGAATATGCGCCGATGACGCCTTCGATCATGATGACGGCCTACGGATCGGTCGAAACAGCCATTGAAGCCATGAAACGCGGCGCAACCGACTATATCCTCAAACCGTTCAAGAACGAAGAAATCCGCATGCTCGTGCAGCGCGCCATTGAGCAGCGCAACTTGCGCCGCGAAAACTTGGCCTTGCGTAAGGACCAAGCTCATCGAGGCAGGCTCGAGAACATCATCGGCAAGAGCAAGGCCATTGAAGAAGTCCGCGAAATGATCCGCCGCGTGGCGGACCTCCCTAGTATCGTTGCGATTCACGGGGAAAGCGGAACGGGCAAGGAACTGGTCGCGCGCGGGATTCACCAGCTTAGCGGACGTCAACTCAAGCCGTTCGTCGCAGTCAACTGCGGGGCGTTCCCCGAAAGCCTTCTTGAAAGCGAGTTGTTTGGCCACAAGAAGGGGTCATTCACGGGAGCGGTCGAGGACAAGGAAGGACTGTTCGTGGTCGCAGATGGCGGCACGTTATTCCTCGACGAAATCGGCGAAATGCCGCTCACACTGCAAGTCAAACTGCTGCGCGTACTCGACAACAACATCATCACTCCCGTCGGCGGCACAGCGGGCAAGAAAGTTGACGTGCGGGTATTGTCCGCAACCAACCGCGACCTGCGTCAGCGCGTGAAAGAAGGCGCGTTTCGCGAAGACTTGTTCTATCGCCTGAATGTTATTCCGATTACCGTGCCGCCACTGCGCGAACGCGGCGACGACATCCCGCTGCTTACCAAGCATTTCGTTCAGGCGCAGGCGGAAAAGATGGGGCGTGGTTCGTTTGAAGTGTCGCCCGAGGCAGCCGAAGCGCTGCAGCGCTTCCATTGGCCAGGCAATGTGCGCGAACTCGCCAACGTCGTAGAACGTGCTGTAGCGCTTTGCCGAGGCGACCGTATCGAAATCGGCGATCTCCCTCCCTACATTGCCGAGCACATGCAAGAGCCTGCCGAAGCGCTTAAGGAATTGCCAAGCGACGGCCTCGATCTCGAAGCCTACGTCGCAGAAATCGAAACGAACCTAATTCAGCAAGCCCTGCAAAACACCCGCTACTCCCAAAAACGCGCCGCCGAGCTTCTCGGTCTGACCGCCCGCTCGCTCCGCTACCGCCTTAAGAAATACGGACTAGAAAGCGACTGA
- the pilB gene encoding type IV-A pilus assembly ATPase PilB, whose product MAKRRLGDVLLEQDLVTQEQLQECLGIQRSTGQSLATILVSRGYLSEEDLVVTLSEQLGIPHIRVANYNIPQEVLNEVPESLARQYQMLPVSVTGDVLTLAMADPLNIMALDDLRMLTSYEIEPVVAVQSELMATINKHYGGKAHAELYDELVGEKQQDGVTVVEEKDEVEDIASVQAEAQDAPVIRLVNLILAKGLENRASDIHIEPFEKVLRVRYRVDGVLEETKSPPKSVQSALISRLKIMSGLDIAEHRLPQDGRFRIKFKGHEIDFRVSILPCYYGEKVVMRVLDKSSLTLDLEKLGFPAQPMQAFGEALARPFGMILLTGPTGSGKTTTLYSALHKLNQPDTNIITVEDPVEYELFGVNQVQTRSEIGLTFAAGLRSILRQDPDIIMVGEIRDEETADIAIKAALTGHLVLSTLHTNDAASVFTRLIDMNMEPFLVQSSVALAAAQRLVRKVCPDCKEPIRVPADVLERIQYKHPDGAPPPTFVRGRGCGKCKDTGYRGRVAVIEAMVNYQELQELIMSRAPSIEIKRVAVQCGMRTLRQNALEKAAEGLTTIEEVLRVSAAD is encoded by the coding sequence ATTGCTAAGCGCCGTTTGGGCGATGTCCTGCTTGAACAAGACCTGGTTACGCAAGAACAACTCCAGGAGTGCTTGGGTATCCAGCGCTCAACGGGCCAGAGTCTCGCCACCATCCTGGTTTCTCGCGGCTATTTGAGCGAGGAGGACCTTGTCGTCACGCTGAGCGAGCAGCTCGGAATACCGCACATCCGTGTTGCCAATTACAACATTCCGCAGGAAGTCCTGAACGAAGTCCCCGAGTCGCTTGCCCGCCAATACCAGATGTTGCCGGTGAGCGTGACCGGAGACGTGCTCACTCTTGCAATGGCCGACCCGCTCAACATCATGGCGCTGGACGATCTGCGCATGTTGACGAGTTACGAAATCGAACCTGTTGTCGCGGTGCAGTCCGAGTTGATGGCGACGATCAACAAGCATTACGGAGGCAAAGCGCACGCGGAACTCTACGACGAACTTGTCGGAGAGAAGCAGCAGGACGGCGTGACCGTCGTCGAAGAGAAAGACGAAGTCGAGGACATCGCGAGCGTGCAGGCCGAGGCCCAGGATGCGCCGGTTATTCGACTCGTGAACCTCATTCTCGCGAAAGGTCTGGAGAACCGGGCAAGCGATATTCACATCGAACCTTTTGAAAAGGTACTCCGCGTCCGATACCGCGTCGACGGCGTTTTGGAAGAGACAAAGAGTCCGCCGAAGAGCGTACAGTCTGCGCTCATCTCGCGCCTGAAGATCATGAGCGGACTGGATATTGCCGAACACCGTCTTCCCCAGGACGGTCGTTTCCGTATCAAGTTCAAGGGACACGAAATCGATTTTCGCGTGTCCATTCTCCCATGTTACTACGGCGAAAAGGTCGTGATGCGCGTACTCGACAAGTCGAGCCTTACGCTCGACCTGGAAAAGCTTGGATTTCCCGCGCAACCAATGCAGGCTTTCGGAGAAGCGTTGGCGCGTCCGTTTGGCATGATCTTGCTCACGGGCCCGACGGGTAGCGGTAAAACCACCACGCTGTACAGCGCCCTCCACAAACTGAATCAGCCCGACACGAACATCATCACCGTCGAGGACCCCGTCGAATACGAACTGTTCGGCGTAAACCAAGTGCAAACCCGTTCCGAAATCGGGCTCACATTTGCCGCCGGTCTCCGAAGTATTTTGCGTCAAGACCCTGACATTATCATGGTCGGAGAAATTCGTGACGAAGAGACGGCGGACATCGCGATCAAGGCGGCCTTGACTGGTCACTTGGTGCTGAGCACCTTGCACACCAATGACGCGGCCAGTGTGTTCACGCGGCTCATTGACATGAACATGGAGCCGTTCCTCGTACAGTCTTCCGTGGCATTGGCTGCGGCACAGCGCCTTGTACGCAAGGTGTGCCCGGACTGCAAGGAACCGATTCGCGTACCGGCAGATGTCTTAGAGAGAATCCAATACAAGCATCCCGACGGCGCTCCTCCGCCCACCTTTGTGCGCGGACGAGGTTGCGGCAAATGCAAGGATACTGGGTATCGCGGACGTGTCGCGGTAATCGAAGCGATGGTCAACTACCAGGAATTGCAGGAGCTGATCATGTCGCGCGCGCCGTCTATCGAAATCAAGCGCGTGGCCGTGCAATGCGGAATGCGCACTCTTCGCCAAAACGCGCTGGAAAAGGCCGCCGAGGGATTGACAACCATTGAAGAAGTGCTTCGGGTGAGCGCGGCGGACTAG
- a CDS encoding PilT/PilU family type 4a pilus ATPase, translated as MADISIKELLTKMIQQGASDLHIAVGVPPVLRIDGALTQMSEYPVLRPEDTQELIYSVMNEEQITTFESERECDMSFGLEGLSRFRLNVYRDRGSVVAAFRAIPFEIRGFEELGLPRVVAEFAYRPLGLVLICGPTGSGKSTTLASVVDKVNRERPVHVITIEDPIEYLHKHDMALINQREVNADTKSFAAALKHVLRQDPDVILIGEMRDPETIAAAITTAETGHLAFATLHTNDALQTINRIVDVFPASQQSQIRTQLSFVLEGIVVQQLIPRANGVGRAIALEVMLPNPAIRSLIREDKLQQIPSMIEIGAGEGMMTMNQSLFRLARRNIISVDMAFKRSNDPEGLRRLMEKAM; from the coding sequence ATGGCCGACATTAGTATCAAAGAACTGCTCACAAAAATGATTCAGCAGGGCGCAAGCGACTTGCATATCGCGGTTGGCGTGCCTCCTGTGCTGCGCATAGACGGCGCATTAACGCAGATGAGCGAGTATCCGGTGCTTCGTCCGGAAGACACACAGGAACTCATCTACAGCGTTATGAATGAAGAGCAGATCACGACCTTCGAGAGCGAGCGAGAATGCGACATGTCGTTCGGCCTCGAAGGTCTGAGCCGGTTTCGCCTGAACGTTTACCGGGATCGCGGATCGGTTGTTGCCGCATTCCGCGCCATTCCGTTCGAGATTCGCGGATTTGAAGAACTGGGACTGCCCCGTGTCGTTGCGGAATTCGCGTACCGCCCGCTTGGTCTGGTGCTCATCTGCGGTCCGACCGGTAGCGGTAAATCAACGACCTTGGCTTCGGTAGTGGATAAGGTCAACCGCGAACGTCCCGTTCACGTGATTACGATCGAAGACCCCATCGAATACCTTCACAAACACGACATGGCCCTAATCAATCAACGCGAAGTCAATGCCGACACGAAGTCGTTCGCGGCCGCGTTGAAGCACGTGCTGCGGCAAGACCCCGACGTGATTCTCATCGGTGAAATGCGCGACCCGGAAACCATTGCGGCGGCCATTACTACGGCTGAAACCGGTCACTTGGCATTCGCAACGTTGCATACGAACGATGCATTGCAGACCATCAACCGTATCGTCGACGTCTTTCCCGCCAGCCAGCAATCCCAGATTCGCACACAGTTGTCGTTCGTATTGGAAGGCATTGTCGTGCAGCAACTCATTCCCCGCGCGAACGGCGTCGGGCGCGCTATCGCGCTTGAGGTCATGTTGCCCAACCCCGCTATCCGTTCGCTGATCCGCGAGGACAAGCTCCAACAGATTCCTTCGATGATCGAAATCGGCGCCGGCGAAGGCATGATGACCATGAATCAGTCGCTGTTCCGTCTAGCCCGCCGCAACATCATCAGCGTCGATATGGCGTTCAAGCGCAGCAACGATCCTGAAGGACTGCGCCGTCTGATGGAAAAGGCGATGTGA
- a CDS encoding PAS domain S-box protein encodes MTTRSSNSHPRSAFDGYLTGTWWLGAIRVALLLVAASGALIVGDRKTNDLVYLGAFYLFGLINSAYYLIALRRARPQAPLIMWAQVLVDFGVVAATVSFTGGPESLFTFLFVVVILETGVLLGLVQSLIVASVATLVMLVLVLQVANTPVMHDTRGEWMIDQNLFALWYGFLVQTLAYFLTASISGYWNQRIHRMQQFQREILDNMNNGFLIADNKGIVLLVNLAAERILNLKPDEAIGKPVEEVLRVPPGDECPVVTALRLDRDFTRYEYTGLVGPDKTILLGLSTSRMYDWRKRKTGMIVSFSDLTELEKMREELKRQDRLSVVGELAAGLAHEIRNPVAAIRGAVDELPTSLDNPHLATRLADIARRESDQLNAIVTNFLDFARKPRMRREAFDVIGLVDEIVDSIRRKYEGNGALRIDVVSPPTMCPVSGDRTQIRQVFVNLAKNAVEAMDEKGALTVTVTPGQAFVEIRFDDEGPGIEPDKVARIFEPFYTTKESGVGMGLAICLRIVTAHDGTLRASSRAGGGTSMSVRLPVVRSEG; translated from the coding sequence GTGACTACCCGCTCATCAAACAGTCACCCACGCTCAGCGTTTGATGGCTATTTGACGGGGACGTGGTGGCTTGGGGCGATTCGGGTCGCACTCCTTCTTGTAGCCGCGTCCGGTGCCCTCATCGTCGGCGATCGCAAAACTAACGATCTTGTATACCTGGGCGCCTTCTATCTCTTCGGCCTAATCAACAGCGCCTACTACCTGATCGCGCTCCGCCGCGCGAGGCCTCAAGCGCCGCTCATTATGTGGGCTCAAGTCCTGGTGGACTTTGGCGTCGTTGCCGCAACCGTGAGTTTCACCGGCGGCCCTGAGAGTCTGTTTACATTCCTCTTTGTCGTGGTCATCCTGGAAACAGGCGTACTTCTTGGTCTGGTTCAGAGCCTGATCGTAGCCTCTGTCGCGACCCTGGTAATGCTCGTGCTTGTGCTCCAAGTCGCGAACACCCCGGTCATGCACGACACGCGAGGCGAATGGATGATTGACCAGAATCTATTCGCCCTCTGGTACGGGTTCCTGGTGCAGACTCTGGCCTATTTCCTCACGGCATCGATTAGCGGTTACTGGAATCAGCGCATTCACCGCATGCAACAATTCCAGCGAGAAATCCTCGACAACATGAATAACGGTTTCCTCATCGCGGACAACAAGGGAATCGTGTTGCTCGTTAACCTTGCCGCCGAACGCATTCTCAATTTGAAGCCCGACGAGGCAATTGGGAAACCCGTGGAAGAAGTCTTGCGCGTACCTCCGGGCGACGAATGCCCTGTAGTCACTGCCTTGCGCTTAGACCGTGATTTCACGCGCTACGAGTACACGGGATTGGTCGGGCCCGACAAGACCATTCTTCTTGGACTGAGCACCAGCCGCATGTACGACTGGCGCAAGCGTAAGACCGGGATGATTGTGTCCTTCAGCGATCTAACCGAACTTGAGAAGATGAGGGAAGAGCTCAAACGCCAGGATCGCCTATCCGTGGTCGGCGAGTTGGCCGCGGGTTTGGCGCATGAGATACGGAATCCGGTAGCCGCCATTCGTGGCGCGGTGGACGAACTACCTACGTCTCTCGACAACCCGCATCTGGCTACGCGTCTGGCGGATATTGCGCGGCGCGAATCGGACCAGCTCAACGCCATTGTCACGAACTTCCTGGACTTCGCGAGGAAGCCGCGCATGCGCCGCGAGGCGTTCGATGTCATCGGCCTTGTGGACGAAATCGTCGATTCGATTCGGCGCAAATACGAGGGAAATGGCGCCCTGCGAATTGACGTGGTCAGTCCTCCGACGATGTGCCCGGTGTCAGGAGACCGAACCCAAATCCGTCAAGTATTCGTGAACCTGGCCAAGAACGCCGTCGAGGCCATGGACGAAAAGGGCGCACTCACCGTTACGGTAACACCCGGCCAGGCCTTCGTGGAGATTCGCTTCGATGACGAAGGGCCTGGAATTGAACCGGACAAGGTTGCGCGCATTTTCGAGCCTTTCTATACTACGAAGGAATCCGGTGTGGGCATGGGACTGGCCATTTGCCTGCGCATCGTCACCGCGCACGACGGAACCCTGCGCGCCTCATCGCGAGCGGGCGGGGGAACTTCCATGAGTGTGCGCCTACCCGTAGTTCGTAGCGAAGGATAA